CCGCGGCGGATGCGGTCCCAGATGTCGTTGGCGTCCCGGGTCAGATCCAGCGTCAGCACCCGCGGTGCGGGGGTGTTCGCAAGCGCATCGGCCGGGGCGGGGGCCGCATCGCCGTCCGCGGCCTCGCGCGCGGATGCGGGCGAGGCGTGGATGATCGCGGCGAGCGCGAAGGACAGGAGCAGCGCCGCGAAACGCCGCAGGGTGGAGCGTCTAGCCATGGACGGAAGTCCGCTGGAGCCTGGCGGGAAAGCGCGCAAGTCTAGCCAGCGGGTCCGGGGGCGTCAAAAGAAAATTGTCCTCAGAACACGTCCTTCCAGGCGCGCAGCGCCGCCAGGCAGGAGACCGCGTCCGCCGGGCGGCTTCCGCCATGGGCGGCCACGGCCTCGATCACGCCGGGCTCGGTGCAGCGCAGGAAGGGATTGACGGCCTTCTCGGTGCCGATGGTGCTCGGCAGCGTCGGTTCGCCGGCCGCGCGCAGCCGTTCGCAGCGCGCCGCATAGGCGTCGCGCTGCCCGTTGACCGGCTCGGCCACGCGCGAGAAGGCGAGGTTGGAAAGCGTGTATTCGTGCGTGCAATAGACGCGGGTCGCATCCGGCAGCGCACCGAACTTCGCCAGCGAAGCCGCCATCTGCGCCGGCGTGCCCTCGAAGAGGCGTCCGCAGCCGGCCGAGAACATCGTGTCGCCGCAGAACAGGCTGCCGGGAGCGGGCGCCGCCGCATGGTAGGCCACGTGCCCCGCGGTGTGCCCGGGAACGTCGAGCACCGTCAGCGCGAGGCCGAGCTGCTCGATCACGACCACGTCGCCTTCGGCAACCGGGTGATCGACGCCGGCGATGGGCTCCCGCGCCGGCCCGAACACGGGCACTCCGTGGCGCGCGAGCAGCGCCTGCAGGCCGCCGACGTGGTCGGGATGATGGTGCGTGACCAGCACCGCGGCGAGCGCGAGACCGTGCCTGGCGAGGAAATCCTCGACCGGCCCGGCATCGCCCGGATCGACGGCCACGGCGTGGCGGCCGTCGTGCAGGAGCCAGATGTAGTTATCGCGAAAGGCGGGAAGGGGGATAATGTCCATCCCCCGGATTCTGAGTTCTTGCCCGAGCATGTCAATCCCCGGCCTGTCGGAATGGCTGCAGACACCGCAGGGCCTGTACCTGCTCGAGTGGGAACATGCCGCCTTCGACCAGATGGTGGCGGACGTGTTCGGCTACTACGCGCTGCAGATCGGCATGACGGAACTCGATTTCCTGCGCACCAACCGGATGCCGTTCCGCTTCCGTTGTGCGGCGTCCGGCCCGGGCGAGGTGCTGGCGAACGAGTTCGAGCTGCCGTTCGCCGGCACGAGCCTCGACCTGGTGCTGCTGCCGCACGTCCTGGAATTCTCGCGCCAGCCCCACCAGGTGCTGCGCGAGGTCGAGCGCGTGCTGGTGCCGGAGGGCAGCGTCATCATCTCCGGCTTCAATCCGCTGAGCCTGTGGGGCGTGCGGTGGGTCGGCGCGCGCGGCGGCGGCAACTTTCCGTGGACGGGGCAGTACCGCACGGCGATGCGCATCAAGGACTGGCTCACGCTGCTCGGCTTCGAGGTGCAGGCGGGACGGTTCGGCTGCTACGTGCCGGCAGTCGGTTCGGCGAAATGGCTCGACCGCTGGCAGGTGCTGGACTACGCCGGCAGGCGCTGGTGGCCGGTATGCGGGGCGGCCTACATGCTGCATGGGGTCAAGCGGGTGCAGGGCATGCGGCTGATCACGCCGAAGTGGCGCGACGAGCGGCGCTCGGCCAAGAGACTGTCGCCGGTTGCGCAACGCAATGGCGGCGGGAAAATCACGAAAAGCGAAGATTGATGGAAGAAGTCGATATCTATACGGACGGTGCATGCAGCGGCAATCCGGGCCCCGGCGGCTGGGGCGCGATCCTGCGGGCGGGCGGGCACGAGAAGGAACTCTGGGGCGGCGAGCCGGCGACGACGAACAACCGCATGGAACTGCTGGCGGTGATCCGCGCGCTCGATGCGCTGAAGCGGCCGGTGATGGCGCGGGTGCACACCGACAGCCAGTACGTGCAGAAGGGTATCTCGGAGTGGATACACAACTGGAAGGCGCGCGGCTGGAAGACGGCGTCGAAGGAGCCGGTGAAGAATGCCGACCTGTGGCGCGAACTCGACGAGGCCGCCTCGCGGCACCAGGTGAAGTGGCTGTGGGTGCGGGGCCATGCCGGACACCCGGAAAACGAACGCGCCGACGCGCTGGCACGCCGCGGCGCCCAGGCCGCGCGCGCATCGGGCAGCGTGGTGCAGGGCTGAGCCCGGCACGCGCATCCCGCGGACAACGACGGACGAACCAGGACAGCAAATGCGACAAATCGTACTCGACACCGAAACCACCGGCCTCGACTGGCGCAACGGCGACCGCGTGATCGAGATCGGCTGCGTCGAACTGATGAACCGCAGCCTCACCGGGCGGCATTACCACGTGTTCATCAACCCCGGACGCGGCATCGATGCGGAAGCGGTGGCGGTGCACGGCATCACCGAGGAGTTCCTCGCCGACAAGCCGAAGTTCGGCGAGATCGCGGTGGGGTTCGAGGACTTCGTGCGCGACGCCGAGTTGATCATCCACAACGCGAGCTTCGACGTCGGCTTCCTCGACTACGAACTCGATCTGCTCGGCCGGTCCAAGCTCGGCCAGCTCTGCGCCGGCGTCATCGACACGCTGAGGATGGCCAAGGAGCAGAATCCGGGCAAGAAAGCCTCGCTGGATGCGCTGTGCGATCGCTACGAGATCGACAACGCCCACCGCACGCTGCACGGCGCACTGCTCGACGCCGAACTGCTCGCCGAGGTCTACCTGGCGATGACGCGCGGCCAGGAGAGCCTGATCATGGCGCTCGAGGACGAAGATGCGAGGGGCGACGCGGACGTTGCCGGCGGGCTGATCGAACGCCGGCCGCAGAAAGTGCTGCGCGCGAGCGAAACCGAACTCGCCGCGCATCACGACGTGCTGGCCGGGATCGCGAAGGCGAACAAGGGCCTGTGCCTGTGGCTGCCGCCGGAGCAGGAAAGCACGGCGGCGTGACGCGGGAACGCCTGCCCGAACGCCCGGCCGTCGTCAGAGCGTCAGCACGCCGCCCGGCAGGGTGCCGGCCTGTTCGAGCCGGGTGACGGTCGGCAGCAGGTCCAGGCCGGAGGCGGCCTTCAGCGCGGCAGCCCGCCGGCGCAGTTCGGGGATGTCGCGTTCGACGGGTTCGCCGTCCGCGCAGAAGGCGACGACGTTGCCGCTGTCGCAGGAGGGGAAGGCCAGCACGCGATCGTCGAAGGCGGTGATCATGCGCTCCAGGCTGGCCTTGTAGCCCCGCGAGCGGCCGAACAGGTTCACCGCGATCAGGCCCTGCGCCGTCAGCCGGGTGCGCAAAGCCTGGTAGAAGGGCAGCGTGTCGAGGGCACCGGCGCGCGCATTGCGGTCGAAGCCATCCACCAGCACGTAGTCGAAACGCCGCTCGCGCTCGAGCACGTATTGCGCGCCGCAGCCGACATGGATCGAAAAGCGGCCGTCCTCCGGCGGCAGCCGGAAGAACTGGCGCGCGGCGGCCACCACCGAGGGCTCGATCTCGACCACCTGGATGCGTGCCTGCGGGCAGTGGCGGTAGACGAACTTCGCCAGCGAGGCGGCGCCGAGGCCGATGATCAGCACCTTCCGCGGCCACTGGCCGGCATCCTGCGCGGGGTTTTCGTGCAGCCCGTCGCGCAGCAGCAGGCCGGCCATCATCTCGCGGGTGTAGGCGAGTTCCAGCGCATTGGGCTTGCGGATGCGCATCGCGCCCTGCACCCAGTCGGAGCCGAAGTGCAGGTAGCGGACACCGGCCGCTTCCGAAATGTCGATCGGGATGCCCATGACCGGTACGCTCAGCCTGCGAGGCGCTTCAGGCTGTAGAGGCGCTCGAGCGCCTCGCGCGGGGTGAGCGCGTCGGGGTCGATGTCGGCGAGCGCGGTCAGCACCGGATGCGACAGCGGCCCGGCCTCGGGTTCGGGCAGCAGCGCGAACAGGTCGGCCTGCGGACCGGCGCCGATCTCGCGGTTCTCCAGCGCGCGCAGCCTGCGCTTGGCATCGCGGATCACCGGCGCCGGAATGCCCGCCAGCGCGGCGACCTCGATACCGTAGCTCTGGCTCGCCGGCCCTTCTTCCAGTGCATGCAGGAAGACGATGCGGTGGCCGTGCTCGACCGCGTCCAGATGCACGTTGGCGCATTCCGGGTAATCCGCGTTCAGGCGCGTCAGCTCGAAATAGTGGGTCGCGAACAGCGTCAGGCTGCGGTTCTTCTCGAGCAGTTGCCGGGCGATCGCGAAGGCCAGCGCGAGACCGTCGAAGGTGGAGGTGCCGCGGCCGATCTCGTCCATCAGCACCAGGCTGTGCTCGGTGGCGCCGTGCAGGATGGCGGCGGCTTCCGTCATCTCGACCATGAAGGTCGAACGCCCCGAGGCGAGATCGTCCGAGGCGCCGATGCGGGTGAAGATCGCATCCAGCGGGCCGATCCCGGCAGCGTCGGCCGGCACGAAGCTGCCGACGTGCGCCAGCAGGCAGATCAGCGCCACCTGGCGCATGAAGGTGGATTTGCCGCCCATGTTGGGGCCGGTGATCATCAGCATGCGCCGCGTGGCGGCAAGGCGCGCGTCGTTGCGGATGAAGTTCTCGACCTGGCGCTCGACCACCGGGTGGCGGCCGCCGTCGATGCGGATGCCGGGCTGCTCGCCGAATGAGGGGCGCACGTAGCCGCAGCGCAGCGCGGCCTCGGCGAAGGCGGCGAGGCCGTCGAGCGTGGCGAGCGCGCGGGCGATGCGCTGGAGGGCCGGGATGTGGCCGGCAAGCTCGTCGAGGATGCCGTCGTACAGCAGCTTCTCGCGCGCCAGCGCGCGCTCGCTGGCCGACAGCGCCTTGTCCTCGAAGCTCTTCAGTTCGGGCGTGATGTAGCGCTCTGCGTTCTTCAGCGTCTGGCGCCGGCGGTAGTCGTCCGGCACCTTGTCGGCGTTGGCGCGGCTGACCTCGATGTAGAAGCCATGCACCTTGTTGAATTCGACCTTGAGGCTGGCGATGCCGGTGCGTTCGCGCTCGCGCGCTTCCAGCGCCAGCAGGAATTCGCCGCAGTTGTTCTGGATGCCGCGCAGTTCGTCGAGTTCGGCATCGTAGCCGGGGGCGATCACGCCGCCGTCGCGGATCATGGCCGCCGGCTCGGGCGCGATGGCCGCCTGCAGGAGGCCGAGCGCCTCCGGTGCAATGATCAGCGCGCGCGCAAGCTCGACGCTCAGCGCGGCATTGGCGCCACGCAGGGCGTGGCCGAGTTCCGGCAGGCGCACGAGGCTCTCGCGCAGGGCCGACAGGTCGCGCGGGCGCGCGCTGCGCAAGGCGATGCGCGCGGTGATGCGGTCGACGTCGGCGACGCCGCGCAGCGCGGCACGCACCGCCGCGGCGACGCTTCCGTCGCCGTCGCCGACGAGTTCGGCCACCGCCTCGTGGCGCGCCGCCGGCACGGCGCGATCGCGCAGCGGGTGATGCAGCGCGTGGCGCAGCCAGCGCGAGCCCATGCTGGTGACGCAGGTATCGAGCAGCGACAGCAGGGTGGGAGCCGGTTCGCCGCGCAGGGTTTCTGTGAGTTCGAGGTTGCGGCGGGTGGCGGCGTCCAGACGCAGGTATTCGGATTCGCGTTCGACGACGAGGCCGGTGACGTGGGCGAGGCTTTGCTGCTGGGTGGCGCGGGCGTACTCGTAGAGGGCCGCGGCGGCGCCGAGCGCCACCGGCAGGCCCTCGACGCCGAAGCCGGCGAGGTCGCGCGTGCCGAAATGCCCGGTCAGCAGGCGCGTACCGGTGTCGGCATCGAACTGCCAGTCGGCGAGGCGCCGCAGGGCGGGCGACAGCGTCTCGATGAGAGGCAGGGACAGGCCGTCGGGCACCAGCACCTCGGCCGGGCGCAGGCGTTCGAACTGGGCCTGCAGCGCCTCGGCCGGGCATTCCATCAGCCGCAGGTCGCCGTTGGCGAGGTTCAGCCACGCCAGCCCGAGCGTGCCGCGATGCAGGCTGGCGGCAAGCAGCAGGGCGTCGCGGCGCTCGTCGAGCAGCGCCGCGTCGGTCAGCGTGCCCGGCGTGACGATGCGGCTGACCGCTCGCTCCATCGGCCCCTTGGTGGCACCGGGTTCGCCGACCTGCTCGGCGATCACCACCGATTCACCCAGCTTGACCAGCCTCGCCAGGTACTGCTCCACGGCATGGAAGGGCACGCCCGCCATGCGGATCGGCTCGCCGTTGGACTGGCCGCGGGTGGTCAGCGTGATGTCGAGCAGGCGGGCCGCCTTCTCGGCGTCCTCGAAGAAGAGTTCGTAGAAGTCGCCCATGCGGTAGAACAGCAGCGTGTCGGGGTGCTGAGCCTTCAGGCTCAGGTACTGCTGCATCATGGGGGTGTGCCCGTCCAGCGCGCGCGCAGGCGCGGCCGACGGGCTGGCGGCTTGTCTGTTCATCGACGATCCGGAAGCGCCGCCTCAAGCCTGCATGTTGGCCGGGCGGTAGGACTGGATGATGGGCAGGATCTGGCCGAAGATCTTGGGCGAGCCGGCGACCACGTTGCCGGTGGCCATGAAGTTGCCTTCGCCCGACAGGTCGGACACCAGGCCCCCGGCTTCCTGAATCAGCAGCGCGCCGGCCGCCATGTCCCACGGCGACAGGCCCATCTCCCAGAAACCGTCGAGGCGGCCCGCGGCGACGTAGGCGAGGTCCAGCGCCGCCGCGCCCGGACGGCGGATGCCGGCGGTCTTCTGCGTCAGTTCCCTGAACATCGCCAGGTAGGCGTCGACGTTGTCGAACTGGCGGAAGGGGAAGCCGGTGCCGAGCAGGGATTCGTTGAGCCGCGTGCGGCGCGACACGCGGATGCGGCGGTCGTTCAGGAAGGCACCGCCGCCGCGGCTGGCGGTGAACAGTTCGTTGGCGACCGGATCGTAGACGACCGCGTGTTCGAGCACGCCGTTCTTCGTCTGCGCGATCGAGACCGCGTACTGCGGAAAGCCGTGGATGAAGTTGGTGGTGCCGTCCAGCGGATCGATGATCCAGTTGAACTCGCTGTCCGGCCCGGACTCGCCGGACTCCTCTGCTAGAATCCCGTGCCCCGGGAAGGCGTCGCGCAGGACTTCGATGATCGCCTTCTCCGCCGCATGGTCCACCTCGGTCACGAAATCGTTCGGCGACTTCGACTGCACGCTGAGCAGGTCGAGCTGGGTGGAGGCGCGGTTGATGACGGTGGCTGCGCGGCGCGCGGCCTTGATGGCGATGTTCAGGGTGGGATGCATGCGGTGCGGTCTCGGTTGAAGAAGCGGGGCGGCGGGACCGATGCGTCTTCGCGGGCAACGAAGGTCGCAACGAAGGTCGCCGAAGCCGTCCGGCGAAATGCTGAAAAACGTTGGATTTTAATATGAATCGACCCCTTGCGCTCGAGCGTGTCCGGGTCGTGCTGTCGCGCACCAGCCATCCGGGCAACATCGGCGCGGCCGCACGCGCGATGAAAACGATGGGCCTGAGCCGGCTGTGGCTGGTCGCGCCCGACAGCTTCCCCGATCCGGTGGCCGCCGCGCGGGCCTCCGGCGCCGACGACATCCTGGCCGGCGCGCGCGTCGTTTCGTCGCTGCAGGAAGCGCTGGCCGATACGGTGTTCGCCGCCGCCTTGACCGCGCGCCGGCGCGAATTGTCGCTGCCGCGCATGCACGCGCGCGAGGCCGCGGAGGTGATCGTGGATCGCACCCGGGACGGCGAGGTGGCGCTGGTGTTCGGCAACGAAACGAGCGGCCTCACCAACGAGGACGTCGGCCTGTGCAGCCTGCCGGTGTCCATCCCGGCGAATCCGGACTTCTCGTCGCTGAACCTGGGCGCCGCGGTGCAACTGCTGTGCTACGAACTCCGCCTGGCCGCGCTGCGGCCGCCGCCGCCCGAGGAGCCTCGGCCGGAATTCGCCACGCACGAACAGTTCGAGGGCTTCATGGCGCATCTCGAGCGCGTGGTCACGGCCAGCGGTTTTCACGACCCGGCCAATCCGCGGCGGCTGTTGCCGCGCATGCGGCGCCTGTTCAACCGCGTCCGCCTGGAGAAGGAAGAAGTCGCCATCCTGCGAGGCATGCTGACGACCTTCGAACAACCCAAGCGGCGCTGAATGGGCCCCGTCCATGCGCAGCCGCACGGCCGGCGGGGATTCCGGGCCGTGGCAGGTGTTTCGCGTGCGGACATAAGTCGATTAAAATAGTCGGGAATTCTCACATCCCGCCCATCTCTTCCATCAACCCGATTCCGAGAAAGGAGCCCCATGTTCAGCCGTCTGCGTGAAGACCTGGCCAGCGTTCGCGAACGCGATCCCGCAGCCCGTTCCACGTTCGAGGTGCTGACCTGTTACCCGGGCGTCCATGCGCTGATCTTCCATCGGCTCGCGCATGCGGCCTGGGCGCGGGGTTTCCACTGGCTCGGCCGCTTCACCAGCCACATCAGCCGCTTCCTCACCGGCATCGAGATCCATCCCGGAGCGGTGATCGGCCGCCGCGTGTTCATCGACCACGGCATGGGCACGGTCATCGGCGAGACCGCCGAGATCGGCGACGACTGCACGATCTACCAGGCGGTGACGCTCGGCGGCACGTCGCTGTACCGTGGCACCAAGCGCCACCCGACGCTGGGCAGGGGCGTGGTGGTCGGCGCGGGCGCCAAGGTGCTGGGCGGCTTCACCGTCGGCGACGGCGCGAAGATCGGTTCCAACGCGGTGGTGGTCAAGCCGGTTCCTCCGGGCGCCACCGCCGTCGGCAACCCGGCGCGCCTGATCGACCCGGCACGCGATGCCGCGGATGCCGCGCGCGAGCAGAAGGCCGAGCAGATGGGCTTTTCCGCCTACGGCGTGACCCGCGACATGGATGACCCGGTGTCCAAGGCGCTGCACGGCCTCCTGGACCATTCGGTGGAGACCGACCGCCGGTTGCAGGCCATCATCGAGCGGCTGGAGGCGGCGGGCATCAAGCTCGACGACACGGTTGCCCCGGCGGACCGCTTCGATGCCTCGCAGTTGTCGAAGATG
This DNA window, taken from Thauera sp. K11, encodes the following:
- the gloB gene encoding hydroxyacylglutathione hydrolase, which translates into the protein MDIIPLPAFRDNYIWLLHDGRHAVAVDPGDAGPVEDFLARHGLALAAVLVTHHHPDHVGGLQALLARHGVPVFGPAREPIAGVDHPVAEGDVVVIEQLGLALTVLDVPGHTAGHVAYHAAAPAPGSLFCGDTMFSAGCGRLFEGTPAQMAASLAKFGALPDATRVYCTHEYTLSNLAFSRVAEPVNGQRDAYAARCERLRAAGEPTLPSTIGTEKAVNPFLRCTEPGVIEAVAAHGGSRPADAVSCLAALRAWKDVF
- a CDS encoding class I SAM-dependent methyltransferase → MSIPGLSEWLQTPQGLYLLEWEHAAFDQMVADVFGYYALQIGMTELDFLRTNRMPFRFRCAASGPGEVLANEFELPFAGTSLDLVLLPHVLEFSRQPHQVLREVERVLVPEGSVIISGFNPLSLWGVRWVGARGGGNFPWTGQYRTAMRIKDWLTLLGFEVQAGRFGCYVPAVGSAKWLDRWQVLDYAGRRWWPVCGAAYMLHGVKRVQGMRLITPKWRDERRSAKRLSPVAQRNGGGKITKSED
- the rnhA gene encoding ribonuclease HI — its product is MEEVDIYTDGACSGNPGPGGWGAILRAGGHEKELWGGEPATTNNRMELLAVIRALDALKRPVMARVHTDSQYVQKGISEWIHNWKARGWKTASKEPVKNADLWRELDEAASRHQVKWLWVRGHAGHPENERADALARRGAQAARASGSVVQG
- the dnaQ gene encoding DNA polymerase III subunit epsilon; this encodes MRQIVLDTETTGLDWRNGDRVIEIGCVELMNRSLTGRHYHVFINPGRGIDAEAVAVHGITEEFLADKPKFGEIAVGFEDFVRDAELIIHNASFDVGFLDYELDLLGRSKLGQLCAGVIDTLRMAKEQNPGKKASLDALCDRYEIDNAHRTLHGALLDAELLAEVYLAMTRGQESLIMALEDEDARGDADVAGGLIERRPQKVLRASETELAAHHDVLAGIAKANKGLCLWLPPEQESTAA
- a CDS encoding fused MFS/spermidine synthase; the encoded protein is MGIPIDISEAAGVRYLHFGSDWVQGAMRIRKPNALELAYTREMMAGLLLRDGLHENPAQDAGQWPRKVLIIGLGAASLAKFVYRHCPQARIQVVEIEPSVVAAARQFFRLPPEDGRFSIHVGCGAQYVLERERRFDYVLVDGFDRNARAGALDTLPFYQALRTRLTAQGLIAVNLFGRSRGYKASLERMITAFDDRVLAFPSCDSGNVVAFCADGEPVERDIPELRRRAAALKAASGLDLLPTVTRLEQAGTLPGGVLTL
- the mutS gene encoding DNA mismatch repair protein MutS, with the protein product MNRQAASPSAAPARALDGHTPMMQQYLSLKAQHPDTLLFYRMGDFYELFFEDAEKAARLLDITLTTRGQSNGEPIRMAGVPFHAVEQYLARLVKLGESVVIAEQVGEPGATKGPMERAVSRIVTPGTLTDAALLDERRDALLLAASLHRGTLGLAWLNLANGDLRLMECPAEALQAQFERLRPAEVLVPDGLSLPLIETLSPALRRLADWQFDADTGTRLLTGHFGTRDLAGFGVEGLPVALGAAAALYEYARATQQQSLAHVTGLVVERESEYLRLDAATRRNLELTETLRGEPAPTLLSLLDTCVTSMGSRWLRHALHHPLRDRAVPAARHEAVAELVGDGDGSVAAAVRAALRGVADVDRITARIALRSARPRDLSALRESLVRLPELGHALRGANAALSVELARALIIAPEALGLLQAAIAPEPAAMIRDGGVIAPGYDAELDELRGIQNNCGEFLLALEARERERTGIASLKVEFNKVHGFYIEVSRANADKVPDDYRRRQTLKNAERYITPELKSFEDKALSASERALAREKLLYDGILDELAGHIPALQRIARALATLDGLAAFAEAALRCGYVRPSFGEQPGIRIDGGRHPVVERQVENFIRNDARLAATRRMLMITGPNMGGKSTFMRQVALICLLAHVGSFVPADAAGIGPLDAIFTRIGASDDLASGRSTFMVEMTEAAAILHGATEHSLVLMDEIGRGTSTFDGLALAFAIARQLLEKNRSLTLFATHYFELTRLNADYPECANVHLDAVEHGHRIVFLHALEEGPASQSYGIEVAALAGIPAPVIRDAKRRLRALENREIGAGPQADLFALLPEPEAGPLSHPVLTALADIDPDALTPREALERLYSLKRLAG
- a CDS encoding inositol monophosphatase family protein, which encodes MHPTLNIAIKAARRAATVINRASTQLDLLSVQSKSPNDFVTEVDHAAEKAIIEVLRDAFPGHGILAEESGESGPDSEFNWIIDPLDGTTNFIHGFPQYAVSIAQTKNGVLEHAVVYDPVANELFTASRGGGAFLNDRRIRVSRRTRLNESLLGTGFPFRQFDNVDAYLAMFRELTQKTAGIRRPGAAALDLAYVAAGRLDGFWEMGLSPWDMAAGALLIQEAGGLVSDLSGEGNFMATGNVVAGSPKIFGQILPIIQSYRPANMQA
- a CDS encoding RNA methyltransferase → MNRPLALERVRVVLSRTSHPGNIGAAARAMKTMGLSRLWLVAPDSFPDPVAAARASGADDILAGARVVSSLQEALADTVFAAALTARRRELSLPRMHAREAAEVIVDRTRDGEVALVFGNETSGLTNEDVGLCSLPVSIPANPDFSSLNLGAAVQLLCYELRLAALRPPPPEEPRPEFATHEQFEGFMAHLERVVTASGFHDPANPRRLLPRMRRLFNRVRLEKEEVAILRGMLTTFEQPKRR
- the cysE gene encoding serine O-acetyltransferase, which translates into the protein MFSRLREDLASVRERDPAARSTFEVLTCYPGVHALIFHRLAHAAWARGFHWLGRFTSHISRFLTGIEIHPGAVIGRRVFIDHGMGTVIGETAEIGDDCTIYQAVTLGGTSLYRGTKRHPTLGRGVVVGAGAKVLGGFTVGDGAKIGSNAVVVKPVPPGATAVGNPARLIDPARDAADAAREQKAEQMGFSAYGVTRDMDDPVSKALHGLLDHSVETDRRLQAIIERLEAAGIKLDDTVAPADRFDASQLSKMVD